A window of Candidatus Nomurabacteria bacterium genomic DNA:
TGCCTTTGCCCTCTGATCTACCAGGTCTTGCACCTCGGATGGAAGATCTTTTTCAAGAGCTTTTTCGATAGATTCCCTCAATCTCAATCCCAATACACGATCGAATTCTAATATTGTCCGTACCTTGTCGCTATCTTTGCTCTCAGAACCTAGAAGTTCTGATATTACGGCCAATGCTGATGATACATTCAGATCATCCATTAAAGATTCCCTAAATCTCTCATCGTATGCTTTGAGAATATCCCCTTCGTCAAGACTCTCTGATCCCCTAACAAGCGAGAGGATCTTATCTATCAAGCTCTTTCTGGCATTTTTAGCGCTTTCCAACCCATCTTCACTAAAGCGGATCGGTTGTCTGTAATGAATAGACATAAAGTAATATCGAAGATCCAAAGGGTCGTATCCTTTTTCCCGAAGTTCGACTAGGGTGAAAGCATTGCCTTTACTTTTGGAAAACTTATCACCTTCTTTGTTTGTCAGAAATTCGTTGTGCAACCAGAATCTCACAACCTCATGTCCGTATGCACCGATATTCTGAGCTCTCTCATTTGTATGATGGACTGATATATGATCAACGCCTCCAGTATGGATGTCTATATACTCCCCCAGGTATTTACAACCCATTGCACTACACTCGATATGCCATCCAGGAAAGCCATCTCCCCATGGACTTTCCCAATGTTGAAGATGTTTCGCATATTTTCCTGTACGTTTCATCCATAGTACAAAATCGGCAGGGTTTTTCTTATTGGGATCTACTATAACTTCATCACGGACTCCGACCAACTTATCCGAAAGTACCTGACGACTAAGCTTTGTATAATCTGGTAGTTTTGTGACATCAAAATACAATGCTTGTTCTGTTTCGTATGTAAACCCATTTACCTCTATCATTTTATTATGTGCGATCATATCCTCGATATGAAGAGTTGCCCTTGCCCATCCATGATCCTTGGTTTCGTCTGGTGTCATATCTAGCCTGGTTTGACTACCATCAGGCTGTAGGTAGTTCATCGAGTAGAAATCCTGCGTCACTGTATTTATGAAATGATCCGAGATCTCTTGTGGTGTTTTTCCTTCTGATCTTGCAGTATTCTCGATCTTATCATCTCCAAAATCCTCATCCTCGGTCATATGACCGACATCTGTGAAATTCACCACCCTATCAACATCATAACCGAGATACAGAAGAGTACGATGTAAGATATCCCAGTTTGCATAAGCTCTAATATTTCCTAACTGCATCCGCCAATACACTGTTGGTCCACAGTTGTACATACGAACTAAATTCTTCTCGTGAGGTACGAACAGCTCCTTCTCTCTGGTGAGTGTGTTGTACAGCTTTAGCGCCATATTACTACTGTGAAAAAATTACTTATACGATTGTATTAGTATTTGTAGAATGTGTCCAACCTATAAATGGTATAATAGATCCTACAACATTTTATTCACACATTAAGAAAAAAGCCATTTCCACTGAGCTAGCACCATTAGCTACTGGTCCATTCTCTCAAGCAGTTGATGCAAAGGGACTCGTATTCACATCGGGACAGATCCATCTCACTCCATCAGGTGAGCTATTAGAAGGAACTATACAAGAGAAAACTCATCAAGTCCTGAAAAATTTACAGAACATCTTGGATGCAACCAGATGTACTTTCGCAGATGTAGTGAAGGTGAGTATCTATGTCACAGATATGTCCAATTATGCCAGTATCAACGAAGTATATGCTACCTATTTCAAAGCACCTTTTCCTGCTAGAGAGATCATCTGCGTTAGATCGCTACCACTTGGGGCAGATCTAGAGATCAGTATGATCGCGGTAAAGAAAACCTAGAGGTAAGATACTGTTTTTTTGAATTTTGATCGTGGATTTTTGGTTGACGGGTTGGGGTTTGGTTGATGGGTTGGGGTTGGATGGCTCTGCTTTAATGCTATGTGCGGATCATTGCCAAGGTTTGATCATTGCTCATTCGGAGTTAAACAGCTCGCCTACCCTCTAATGCTCTTAGTAAAGTCGTACGGTCAGCATATTCAAGATCTGCCCCAGTCGGAAGACCCATCGCCAATCTTGTGACCTGGATGTCATCAGAGATATTTCGTATAGCTTCATGTATAAAACTAGCTGTTGCTTCTCCTTCAAGGCTAGGGTTTGTTGC
This region includes:
- a CDS encoding cysteine--tRNA ligase, coding for MALKLYNTLTREKELFVPHEKNLVRMYNCGPTVYWRMQLGNIRAYANWDILHRTLLYLGYDVDRVVNFTDVGHMTEDEDFGDDKIENTARSEGKTPQEISDHFINTVTQDFYSMNYLQPDGSQTRLDMTPDETKDHGWARATLHIEDMIAHNKMIEVNGFTYETEQALYFDVTKLPDYTKLSRQVLSDKLVGVRDEVIVDPNKKNPADFVLWMKRTGKYAKHLQHWESPWGDGFPGWHIECSAMGCKYLGEYIDIHTGGVDHISVHHTNERAQNIGAYGHEVVRFWLHNEFLTNKEGDKFSKSKGNAFTLVELREKGYDPLDLRYYFMSIHYRQPIRFSEDGLESAKNARKSLIDKILSLVRGSESLDEGDILKAYDERFRESLMDDLNVSSALAVISELLGSESKDSDKVRTILEFDRVLGLRLRESIEKALEKDLPSEVQDLVDQRAKARAEKDYQRSDDLRDRLKEMGYEVLDGVNGQDVRKIVL